From the Gallaecimonas kandeliae genome, one window contains:
- a CDS encoding RidA family protein has translation MTIQRINPSQRWSDITIYNGIAHFVEVPECEETDIESQTKAVLAQAEASLAKAGSDKTRLLSVTIYITDFADVAAMNAVWDAWFEPGTAPSRACVKVELADPACKLEMAFVAAGGHASDASGPK, from the coding sequence ATGACCATTCAAAGAATCAACCCCTCCCAACGTTGGTCCGACATCACTATCTACAACGGCATTGCCCACTTCGTCGAAGTGCCGGAGTGCGAAGAGACCGACATCGAAAGCCAGACCAAGGCCGTGCTGGCCCAGGCCGAGGCGAGCCTTGCCAAGGCCGGTAGCGACAAGACCCGGCTGCTGTCGGTGACCATCTATATCACTGACTTTGCCGATGTGGCGGCCATGAACGCCGTCTGGGATGCCTGGTTCGAACCCGGCACGGCGCCGAGCCGCGCCTGCGTCAAGGTGGAGCTGGCCGACCCGGCCTGTAAACTGGAAATGGCCTTTGTGGCCGCAGGAGGACATGCCAGCGATGCATCTGGGCCCAAGTGA
- a CDS encoding peptidoglycan-binding protein has product MNQTLRKGMKGLEVKKLQLLLNGLLKPSPKLFIDGDFGNKTLVAVKLYQKEAELVVDGVVGSATWKALAHSSAEPKDNRNIATPYVQLVDIAKQYIGVKETGNNKIGKSEKMREIFEADDLAINGETDGYPWCAAFVSLCVQKLCKKSSYFSALVPPREPSVNRFLTQWAKQQGCLIFSPHSKTYAPRAGDIVVFTFSHIGIVESNNGKLVSTIEGNTNAAGSREGVCVARKSRSLSIVRKFIRLPMTTSALLSDMERFLRTC; this is encoded by the coding sequence ATGAATCAGACATTACGTAAGGGTATGAAAGGGCTGGAAGTGAAAAAGCTTCAGCTGCTTTTAAATGGTCTTTTGAAGCCGTCGCCGAAACTTTTTATCGATGGTGACTTTGGTAATAAGACCCTTGTTGCCGTGAAGCTGTACCAAAAAGAGGCCGAGCTTGTTGTGGATGGTGTCGTTGGTTCGGCCACATGGAAAGCGCTTGCTCACTCTTCTGCAGAGCCGAAAGATAATAGAAATATCGCCACACCATATGTCCAACTGGTAGACATTGCCAAGCAGTACATAGGTGTGAAAGAAACTGGCAATAATAAAATCGGCAAAAGCGAAAAGATGAGAGAAATCTTCGAGGCTGATGACCTCGCTATCAACGGCGAGACAGACGGCTACCCTTGGTGTGCCGCCTTTGTATCGCTATGTGTGCAGAAGTTGTGCAAAAAATCGAGTTATTTCAGTGCGCTGGTGCCGCCGAGGGAACCCTCTGTAAACCGCTTCCTGACGCAGTGGGCGAAACAACAAGGTTGCTTGATTTTTTCTCCTCACAGTAAGACCTATGCTCCCAGAGCCGGAGATATTGTGGTTTTTACCTTCTCCCATATCGGTATTGTGGAAAGCAATAATGGCAAGCTTGTGTCTACGATAGAAGGCAATACCAATGCCGCAGGGAGCCGGGAGGGGGTCTGTGTTGCGAGAAAGAGCCGATCCTTGTCCATAGTGCGCAAGTTCATCCGACTGCCAATGACCACATCGGCCCTGCTTTCAGATATGGAGCGTTTTCTAAGGACCTGTTGA
- a CDS encoding IS5 family transposase — MGQAKRTITNWADYNRALVNRGSLTFWMDEAATRHWHCQQHHGGRGRGFEYSDTAIETALMLKGLFDLPLRALEGFINSLFQLMELPLTSPSYSCISKRAKTVNIRYRLPSKGPVAHLVIDATGLKVYGEGEWKQRKYGKEKRRVWRKLHLAVDAQTHEAIAAEVSLENVGDSEVLPGLLNPLRRRIDQVSADGAYDSRACHRLLQRKGAKASIPPRKTAGYWEQGHPRNEAVAALKAGQLAEWKRESGYHQRSKAETAMSRYKQLISPKLSLRDYNGQVAEALAGVKVMNKMLGLGMPVRQVS, encoded by the coding sequence ATGGGTCAGGCTAAACGCACTATCACCAATTGGGCAGACTACAACCGCGCCTTGGTTAACCGAGGCTCATTAACCTTCTGGATGGATGAAGCGGCTACCCGCCATTGGCATTGCCAACAGCATCACGGCGGTCGGGGTCGTGGTTTCGAATACAGCGACACCGCCATCGAGACAGCGCTGATGCTCAAGGGCCTGTTCGACCTGCCGCTGCGTGCCTTGGAAGGCTTTATCAACTCGCTATTCCAGTTGATGGAACTGCCGTTGACCTCGCCCAGTTACAGCTGCATCAGCAAGCGCGCCAAGACGGTCAACATCCGCTACCGCCTGCCCAGCAAGGGCCCAGTTGCCCACCTGGTTATCGACGCCACCGGGCTCAAGGTCTATGGCGAAGGCGAGTGGAAGCAACGCAAGTACGGCAAGGAGAAGCGCCGTGTCTGGCGCAAGCTACACCTGGCCGTCGATGCGCAGACCCATGAGGCTATCGCCGCCGAAGTCAGCCTGGAAAACGTCGGTGATAGCGAGGTACTGCCCGGCCTGCTCAATCCTCTGCGCCGCCGTATCGACCAAGTCAGCGCCGACGGGGCTTACGACAGCAGAGCCTGCCACCGGCTACTGCAAAGAAAAGGCGCCAAAGCCAGCATCCCGCCTCGCAAGACAGCGGGGTACTGGGAGCAAGGTCACCCAAGGAACGAGGCAGTGGCGGCGCTGAAAGCCGGGCAACTGGCCGAGTGGAAAAGGGAAAGCGGCTATCACCAACGCTCAAAAGCGGAAACGGCTATGTCGCGATACAAGCAGCTCATCAGCCCGAAGCTGAGTCTGCGCGACTACAACGGCCAAGTGGCAGAGGCTTTGGCTGGGGTGAAGGTGATGAACAAAATGCTGGGCCTCGGCATGCCTGTTCGCCAGGTCAGTTAA
- a CDS encoding RidA family protein, translated as MTIERINPSQRWSDITIYNGIAHFVEVPECEETDIESQTKAVLAQAEASLAKAGSDKSRLLSVTIYITDFADVAGLNAVWDAWFEPGTAPSRACVKVELADPAWKLEMAFVAAV; from the coding sequence ATGACAATAGAGCGCATCAACCCCTCCCAACGTTGGTCCGACATCACTATCTACAACGGCATCGCCCACTTTGTCGAAGTGCCGGAGTGCGAAGAGACCGACATCGAAAGCCAGACCAAGGCGGTGCTGGCCCAGGCCGAGGCGAGCCTCGCCAAGGCCGGTAGCGACAAGAGCCGCCTGCTGTCGGTGACCATCTATATCACCGACTTTGCCGATGTGGCCGGCCTCAACGCCGTCTGGGATGCCTGGTTCGAACCCGGCACGGCGCCGAGCCGCGCCTGCGTCAAGGTGGAGCTGGCCGACCCGGCCTGGAAACTGGAGATGGCCTTTGTGGCCGCCGTATAA